Genomic window (Xenopus laevis strain J_2021 chromosome 3S, Xenopus_laevis_v10.1, whole genome shotgun sequence):
GTATTTCAGCTAGATTTATTTTCTGGTAATACTGTCCTTTTATGCGCTAGAATGACAAACTTATGCTAAGCTTATGTTTAACAAGGTAGGAGCGAAAGCATTGATTTATTACAGATCCCCCCActtttaagctcatttaaagaGACCCCTTGCATATTGTAGAGAGAGTCACTTTATTTAGTTGGGGATGCCTTATCGTAAGAACACTACAGTATCGATTATAAACATCACTCACATCTGCAAAGGGCACTTGAACTACTGATTTTGCAGGGTTACAGTAGTCTTGCTTAACGCAGAAAATATGCCCTTAGCACTTTGCTTTTCCATATCCATGGTTGGCCAgtatatctctttaaaggaacagttcagtgtaaaaatactgggtaaatagatagtatgtgcaaaataaaaaaatatttttaatatagttatttagccaaaaatgtaatgtataaaggttggagtgactggatgtctaacataacagaacactacttcctgcttttcagcgtaAGCGGCTtaaagggggaccacatgggacataactgttcagtgaatttgcaattgatccttagcattcagctctgattcaaaagcaacagttatgatccatgtggccctcccccaagtcactgattggttactgtcttggtaaccaatcagtggaaacctagAGAGCTAcgtagcaggaagtagtgttctggctattatgttagacatccagtcactacagtctttatacattacatttttggctaactaactgtattagaaacattttatattttgcacagcctatctatttatccagtttttattgttacactgaactgttcctttaaaatctccCTTTGTAATTTTCCTTTGCAGAACCGAGCTGCCCGAGTGCGAGTGGGTAAAGGTGACAAGCCTGTGACTTATGAAGCGGCTCATCCTCCACATTACATTGCACATAGAAAAGGCTGGTTGTCTCAGCACACAGGTGAGTGGGTCCTTGCTGTACTGACTGGAGGGTTAACAAAAAGCTCCTCCTCCCTGCTGTGGCTTAATGCAACGGCACATATTTCATGGgggtagtgttgccacccggccagtattttccTGGCCTAGACGGTAAAACACCTGcaggggctggtattacaaatttaccggcaatgtagctgccggtaaatttgtaaaatcCTTAAAAAGACCCTTTGCCCaccccccaatcccctgtaaacgtaGCTTTTATCCTCCGTTTGGAAATCGGCGTGTCGTGGCTCCACATCTTTTACATCATATCACTGCCCCCTTTTTCCGTCACACTctgcccctttttgtacccgccccaaCTGGTAAAAAattttgcaaaaggtggcaaccctacatggggGAGTCCTGTTGGACCCCATGTCAGTGGGGAGAGTCCAAATAATGGAATGATAAAGGGCTGCGGTCTGGAGTATCGTTCAAGTTTTGCTGTTGGGGATTGTGTTCAAGTGTGCTCTATAGTTGGGCAAATGTTTTTAATTGGGGGCTGCATTTTACTTAGTGGTGGCTTTGTAACAGAATTAGTGTGCTAAATCCATTCTACCTTCTGCGATGCACAATCATTTCTCTCCCTAGTAAGGCTGTCACTGGttaaaagaaaaggttaaaacaaagtaagctttatcagaaaggtctatataaatacaccagtaaaccctcagaaatccagtgtcaaaagaaacactggatttctttccttctattgtgtacacgtgggcttctgtcAGATTAAACCTCcaaggcttgggcttgagcatgctcagtttgctcgtcTTTCTCCCTCCTCCCGTCCctgcagtaatctgagcccagagctatgagtgagcagagagagacactaaagcaggaagtgatgtcacaccaagcttatatggcagctgctatcctataaaaacaaaaagtttataGAGCTGTCTACAAtggtatggcaaagcattctacagaataaatatagcgatCTAACATGCATTaatgcggctaatctattggcaataatctgcctgAACGAATTGTCAGAATGGTAATCATCTGccatgctgcattgtttcaaaagtgagaaacagcagtgcagagaacagaaagttgAGTTTAAATCAcatacagcatttaaaaaaattgtatgtacattggaaagtttgAAATTATGGCTGGAGGACCCCTTCTCATCATTAGGCTTGTCTGCCTTTCCAGGTAACTTGGATGGAGAGGGTGGAGCAGCAGAGCGCACCATAGAAGACGTCTTCATCCGCAGGTTTATATTTGGCACATTCCATGGCTGCCTGGCTAACGAGATTGTGATCAAGCGTCGCGCCAATCTCCTGATCATCTGCGCTATCTTTATACGCAAGATGCCCACACAGAAGTTCTACTTCCTGATTGGCTACACAGAAACTCTTCTCTCCTTTTTGTACAAATGCCCTGTTAAATTGGAGGTGCAGACGGTGGAGGAAAAAGTCATCTATAAATACCTGTAGTCGCAAGGCAAAGAATAAGGTGGCGGCACCGTTTCCCTGGCATCTTGTCTGCTGAATACAGAATGACTTTTCTTATGTACAGTGAAGCATCCTCATTGTTGCAACATTTGCTTGGTGTTAGAATTGTACATTGTGTTAGAGCAGGAACAGGAAGCTTTGCTTTTGTACCTCCAACCAACGTCCAGAAGCTGCACAATGTGTTAAAGTAGCATATCATGAATATTCAGTGCTTAATTAAAAACATCTCTGCTTACAAACATAAGTCTGAAACTATTGTATCTGTCATGGGGCTCAGACAAGAATGATACAtgaggggaattcacaaaagtggtgatattgagactaAACAAAAGTGGAAATAAAGATGTCGGATTTACCACCAAATTCAagaacctctatctccacttttatgATTTTGTCATTCCCACAACGTTTTCACaacatttttcttgaatttgGAATTTCAGGGGAGGGGGTTTATTTCAACTAGGAAAATgatacatcattttatttttaggataacctgggctttctaaatctgcctagaACTTGCTAAAACTAGCAcgtgtgagttaaaaactttttacacatCGTATTGCATAAAAAACACTGTTTTGTTTAATCATTTTcactcagtgaggcaacttcgggcgactatagaaaacgcatcgccgcgtctgctttagcgcaggcgacttttcattgtagcctatggggaaaaacgatgaggcagttcggggagatagtcgcttaaaagacgaggcaattagtcgccaggcgacaaaatctccccgaatctcctcgtgaaCTAGCCCTTAAGCAAAACGTTCAGCAAACAATTCTATATTTGTTACAGTTGAAAACAAATACACAAGTCCATCGTGTTCAACCCAGAGTCAATATAGACACACCACAATAAGAAAAGATGCTTTACCAGAaaatagggttgcaccgaatccacaattttggattctgtcgaatccttcatgaaaaagATTAGGCTAAATacggaaccaaatcctaatttgcatatgcaaattagggacagtaaGGGGATAAAGTGGggtaaacatttttacttccttgttatgtgacatAATTACGTGATTttccttccaacccctaatttggatatgcaaattgggattccgatacggtttggccaggcacaaggatttatAAAAGTATGAGGTTAGAAGGAGCACACTGAAATCCAAAATCAGAGGTCCTAGTCCAACCAACCTCCAGAAGATGCACAATGTGTTTAAGTAACATATCATGAATATTCAGTGCTTAATTAAAAACATCTCTGCTTACATCTCTCTACAGAGGCATTCAGAGTCTCAAAGGTTGTAAAGCTCAAAAATCAAAAGGATTGCACACTGTCataaaaattaagttttattacatcaaaaaaggttacaaaaatcaTTGCAAAACAAATCTCattagcccaacgcgtttcgaccaaagcatggtcttcctcaggggcaatcaaaatgaaaataaaagagaaagggCCCTTTTATTTTGATTTCCCCTGCTGAGGAAGACCATGCtttggtcgaaacgcgttgggctaatGAGATTTGTTTTGCTATGATTTTTGTAACtattttttgttgtaataaaactattttttggtAAACATCTTTCCTTATTGCGGTGTGTCTATATGCACTCAGGGTCATTTGGAGATGGTTGAACATGGTGGACTTGTGTATTTGTTTTCAACTGTAACAAATGTAGAACTGTATGGATTTTGATAGCACAGTATCCAATTACAGCGTGCAATCCTTTTGATTTTGGAGGCACAAGGATTTCACCTAATCCtgatgaaaaagacagaatcctgggtAAATCGCGAACAAAATCCAAGATTCGGCACATCCCTACTAGAAAACAAAGCCCAAAGGCTAATGTTTTAAACCACAGCAGCCCAATGAgccatgcattttatttataagcATTCATTCATTGCTGCCTGTTTCATACCATCCTCACAGAACAGTAAGACACAGGCAAACAAAGAGGCTCTTGCTGTTTAGACTGGAATTTAGATTCAAAAAGGGGTAAGTAGGGATCGGAGTGGACCAGAAAGGCAAAATATAGAGGCCAGAGTAGTCAGAGCTGTAAGTGACAACTCACTGTTGATTTATTTTGTTCTCCAGCCCTAGGGATGAGTGACCTCTGGGAACCAGACAACTGGAAAGCACATGTCTGTTGTCTTACATTCTAAACACCCCATTCAATTGGGCTACATTCCACTCCTTTTCCTGTGGCCCTTTATCTGCCTGCGACTTCTTTAGAATTATATTTCATCCGAGTTCATGTCACATTGGTTTCAGAGGCTTTCTAACTTATCTACATaaaactgctgctgctgcccaGGGTCAATTTCTTCCAAGTTTAACTGAAACGACTTTAGGAAAGACTCACAAGTGGGGTGTTCGtcgttaaagggaaagtaaagtctaaaatagaataaggctagaaatgctgtattttgtatactaaacataaacgaatttactgcaccacaagcctaaacaaatgatttatgctttcaaagttggccacagggggtcaccatcttgtaactttgttatacagctttgcaagaccaagactgtgcacatgctcagtgtggtctgggctgcttagggatcatcttaaatgatcaaaacagcacaagtcaaataatatctgccagaagccgatacagcaagactgattaatcagaataggcagactgggTCCTgtattgtcatgtaatctaatgtggattttatagtttttgtattgtttaatacaaactttctccaactctgcagaaccagtggctgcagaaagATAATCCTCCAActaaaatcccagtttatctgtttaaatctggctccatgatctttgtccctgcagctggagttggaaacagttaatgggttgtaaagccaaaataaaatccaatacgaatctctacagtcaccgactgctctacagggaaacaaacaaagctgcttgagttctgcatggctgggaaggcagccccccccctgctgttcataagtatgattgtttccctgctcagcagttagggaccgtctgacaattcctatccacagcagtaaatgaagggaaaatttcacggcacacagtcaggtttcttataaaaacggtatacattttttaatagtatattcttcttcattaaagaaagtaaaaattggattttatttatttgcctttacatgccctttaagatttgCTTTGACATGCATGTTTTACGCGAGATGTTAGGGGCAGCTATGCACAAAAGATCATTTTTCTTCACCATAAGGACTATATGCTGACTTTACACACAAGGGAAAACGGGGAATCTCAGATTTGGGTCACTGACTCAGGTTAGAGGGGGAAGCTGAAGGTCCATAAAGTGTACAAATTATTTAGTGCAAcgatatacattttttgttagattgtgtaGGGAACCAGGCAGTTACACATTGAAACAAAGGCAAAGTCATCCTCCAATCAGTTCttaaaaaaagcagaatttaCATGTCTGAAGAACTAGAGAGgtgtttataataaaattatactgGTTTAAAGGCAAACCAAAGTCAAATCAAGATGGGCCAATTTATACGAGCAAGCAACTACGTAAACCATGTGCCATaattattaaagtcagatttcaAAGCCCATTGAACACTTAAGCACTTTTTTCTCCCATCTTGAAATTATTTTAATGGCTCCTCATTCACACAGACTAGGGAACACGTGTTTTCATGGATACCCATTGCTTTCAGAAATGGCGGCAATAAGATGCTAGTTGTAAATGCACCCCAAATAGCAACCATAGGttattttaaataacaattaaaataattggCAAAGAGAAGTCAGCCCAAGCCTTCATTGCACACATGTTGAAAAATGGGGTATTGTGCTGCCCttccaattaaaggggttgttcacttttagtatgatgtagagcagtgatccccaaccagtagctcgcgagcaacatgttgctctccaaccccttggatgttgctcccagtggcctcaaagcaggtgcttatatacataggggttactaaatggccaatcacagcccttatttggcaccccaggaacatttttcatgcatgtgttgctccccaactcctcttACTTCTGTTATGTGGCTCAcggggttctaaaggttggggatccctgatgtagagtgatattctgagacaattttcaattggttttcatttttgatcaGGTTTAATTTGAGTTAgtgagtaataagtagcaatgacaataaaatttgtagccttacagagcatttgtttttagatggggtcagtgacccccagttgaaagctggattgagtcagaagaaaaacactaaattaaaaaaataaataatgaagacaaattaa
Coding sequences:
- the mrps24.S gene encoding mitochondrial ribosomal protein S24 S homeolog precursor, translating into MAAPVMSALGRLQGLIRTERSLLTHVQSRCIQTTSVCLKNRAARVRVGKGDKPVTYEAAHPPHYIAHRKGWLSQHTGNLDGEGGAAERTIEDVFIRRFIFGTFHGCLANEIVIKRRANLLIICAIFIRKMPTQKFYFLIGYTETLLSFLYKCPVKLEVQTVEEKVIYKYL